In Candidatus Ancaeobacter aquaticus, the DNA window TGGCCTACATCAGAAGCATTTTTCTTTCCTTTGCATAGTTCAAGAAAATACAAAAAACTGATTATCATCTTTTCACCCTCACTAAGAGTTTGAAAAGTATCGGAATCCTGTTCGTCTCTAACTATTGCATACAGATTATCGGAATGCTTTTTTATTTTAAAATCATCTATACCTAATTCTGTTAAACCGCTATTAATTGAAACAATTGCCTCTTCAATATTGACTGTAGTTTCTTGTTGCTCACATATAATCTGCTTTTGTGTTACAATTCGTTTCTCAAGATTCTCTATAATTTTTGTGATATTATTAGATTTTTTATGAGCCTCATCTGTTTCTTTTTTATAGGCAGAAAGCGTCTGGTCATAGTCCCAACGCAAAATATTCCAAAATGTTTTTTTTATTTGATTTAAAACCTCTTCCTTATTATCAATTCGTTGGTTGTGCTTGCAAACTTTTTGGTTGGCATTGTTAATGAATTGATTCAGGTTTTTAATCACTTTTGATGAATCTACAAAAGTTACCTGCTGACTTGGGGTTTTAAGCTTTTCCTCAATCTTTCTTTTGTTGTCATCCAAAACTTTTAATGCTTGGTTATATTTACTTTGGAATTCTGTTTTACTTTCACTTAAAAACGGGTTGGATTCATATGTTTCTCTTGATTGAATAGAATTGATTGCAGTTTCATAGTCATAAGAAAGTTTTTTTAGTTCTTTAATGTCATTTTCATAAGACTCGCCAAAATAGTCTTTAATATTATTTGAAACATTCTGTGTAATAGTCTTTTCTTGGCAAAAAGGGCAAGGTTCACCGTCTTTAGAAATATCAGCTGGCAAATACTCTAATCCTTGTTTTACCCAGTCTGAATTATCGAGTTTGTTTATTAATTCTGCTACAGTACTGTTTACATTTCCAACGATTTCTTTTTGAAATAATGTTTCATTCTCAATCTTATGTCCCGTAAATGTAATAGTAGTAATGGTGTTACACCGTTCTGCATTTTCAGCCTGCAAGGGTTCAACTTCTTTTTTCAGTTCATCAGTAGTTTTATCTGGCTTACTTTCTGGTTTAACAAGACCAGAGATATGGCAAAAAAGTGTTTCCTTTTTACCTTTTAGACCTTCAAGGCAAAACTCCAGAACCCTGTCACCTCCAGTATATGTAGTCTTTATTTCCCAGACCTTGTTCTCAGCACTCTGTGTTCTCTGTGACAGTTCGCTATTAATCGTGTTAATATCTTTAGTCTTGCTGGCTTTCTCTTCACTAATAGCTGTTATTTTATTCTGAGCATTTCTAATCGTTTCTTCAGCTACTTTATTTTCTTTTGATAAAGTGAAAATGCCTTTCAAATTATCTGATTCGTAAAAATGATCCTGAATAAACCTTTGGTTATATACCAGAATTTCCTCATTGTTTAATCCTTCAATAGAGCATTTTGAA includes these proteins:
- a CDS encoding AAA family ATPase; this translates as MITKIELSDVASYKILTALATDKKVNLVYGLNGTGKSILSNFLYDKDGVAFSKCSIEGLNNEEILVYNQRFIQDHFYESDNLKGIFTLSKENKVAEETIRNAQNKITAISEEKASKTKDINTINSELSQRTQSAENKVWEIKTTYTGGDRVLEFCLEGLKGKKETLFCHISGLVKPESKPDKTTDELKKEVEPLQAENAERCNTITTITFTGHKIENETLFQKEIVGNVNSTVAELINKLDNSDWVKQGLEYLPADISKDGEPCPFCQEKTITQNVSNNIKDYFGESYENDIKELKKLSYDYETAINSIQSRETYESNPFLSESKTEFQSKYNQALKVLDDNKRKIEEKLKTPSQQVTFVDSSKVIKNLNQFINNANQKVCKHNQRIDNKEEVLNQIKKTFWNILRWDYDQTLSAYKKETDEAHKKSNNITKIIENLEKRIVTQKQIICEQQETTVNIEEAIVSINSGLTELGIDDFKIKKHSDNLYAIVRDEQDSDTFQTLSEGEKMIISFLYFLELCKGKKNASDVGQKKIIVIDDPISSLSHIYIFNIGLLIKNEFLYSDKYEQVFVLTHSLYFFYELTDINHERRKKDQKLFRLLKNFNGSQILNMKYEEIQNDYHSYWQIVKDDKQPPAVVANCMRNIIEYFFNFIEKKDLNNVFQKPELQNNKYQAFYRYINRESHSLGQNIFDYKEFNYDHFKEALGLVFKESGYKEHYEEMMKNP